From Streptomyces sp. NBC_00683, one genomic window encodes:
- the smpB gene encoding SsrA-binding protein SmpB, with the protein MAKEKDTGRKMIAQNKKARHDYHVLDTYECGLVLMGTEVKSLRMGRASLVDGFVQIDNHEAWLHNIHVPEYVQGTWTNHAAKRKRKLLMHRAEIDKLESKSQETGHTIVPLALYFKDGRVKVEIALAKGKKEFDKRQTLREKQDTRETNRAISAARRRQRSA; encoded by the coding sequence ATGGCCAAGGAAAAAGACACCGGGCGCAAGATGATTGCGCAGAACAAGAAGGCGCGGCACGACTACCACGTCCTCGACACCTACGAGTGCGGCCTCGTGCTCATGGGTACGGAGGTCAAGTCGCTGCGGATGGGCCGGGCGTCGCTGGTCGACGGCTTCGTCCAGATCGACAACCACGAGGCGTGGCTGCACAACATCCACGTCCCGGAGTACGTGCAGGGCACGTGGACCAACCACGCCGCCAAGCGGAAGCGCAAGCTGCTCATGCACCGGGCCGAGATCGACAAGCTGGAGTCGAAGTCGCAGGAGACGGGCCACACCATCGTGCCCCTCGCGCTGTACTTCAAGGACGGCCGGGTCAAGGTCGAGATCGCGCTCGCCAAGGGCAAGAAGGAGTTCGACAAGCGCCAGACGCTGCGCGAGAAGCAGGACACGCGGGAGACGAACCGCGCGATCTCGGCGGCCCGCCGGCGCCAGCGGAGCGCGTAG
- a CDS encoding S41 family peptidase, with translation MPGLTHRLNPRGIYRGAALTLVFASVLATAAATGSLPREEDTAAEIKARSVSSTVGSVDREEIAEAAADAEADGKSGTDAAAEVVSRSGDRWGAVYDEREYEDFEQALDGSYTGVGISAQRSARGDVVVTGVQPGGPADLAGVRKGDLLRTVDGRRVEKRPVADVVALLRGDRTGAVEGTSVVLGLRRGAHSWTETLYRARLATQAVTVRRLGGEPSAAVLIKVAAFTKGAGTAIRDAVRTAPGEAGILLDLRANSGGLVTEAVTASSAFLDGGLVATYDVHGEQRALYAEPGGDTDRPVVVLVDGGTMSAAELLTGALQDRGRAVTVGSRTFGKGSVQMPSKLPGGSVAELTVGQYRTPAGRSVEGHGITPDVGAGPEAQQRAETVLIGLGGGS, from the coding sequence ATGCCGGGCCTCACGCACCGATTGAACCCCCGCGGTATCTACCGCGGGGCGGCCCTGACATTGGTGTTCGCGAGTGTGCTCGCCACCGCCGCCGCCACCGGGTCCCTGCCGCGGGAGGAAGACACCGCGGCGGAGATAAAGGCCCGTTCCGTCTCCTCCACCGTCGGTTCCGTGGACCGTGAGGAGATCGCGGAAGCCGCGGCCGACGCCGAGGCCGACGGGAAGTCCGGGACGGACGCCGCGGCGGAGGTCGTCAGCCGCAGCGGGGACCGCTGGGGCGCTGTGTACGACGAGCGCGAGTACGAGGACTTCGAGCAGGCCCTGGACGGCTCGTACACCGGAGTGGGCATCTCGGCGCAGCGTTCGGCCCGCGGGGACGTCGTCGTGACGGGCGTCCAGCCGGGCGGACCCGCGGATCTGGCCGGTGTCCGCAAGGGTGACCTGCTGCGTACGGTCGACGGCCGCCGGGTCGAGAAGCGCCCCGTCGCCGATGTCGTCGCCCTGCTGCGCGGCGACCGTACGGGAGCGGTCGAGGGCACCTCCGTGGTCCTCGGGCTCCGACGGGGTGCGCACTCCTGGACCGAGACCCTGTACCGGGCCCGGCTCGCCACGCAGGCCGTCACCGTGCGACGGCTGGGCGGGGAGCCCTCCGCCGCCGTGCTGATCAAGGTCGCCGCCTTCACCAAGGGCGCGGGCACCGCGATCCGCGACGCCGTGCGCACGGCCCCGGGGGAAGCGGGGATCCTCCTGGACCTCCGGGCCAACTCGGGCGGACTGGTCACCGAGGCCGTCACGGCCTCCTCGGCCTTCCTGGACGGCGGACTCGTCGCCACCTACGACGTGCACGGCGAGCAGCGCGCCCTCTACGCCGAGCCCGGCGGAGACACCGACCGGCCCGTGGTCGTCCTCGTCGACGGCGGCACGATGAGCGCGGCCGAGCTGCTGACCGGCGCCCTGCAGGACCGGGGGAGGGCCGTGACCGTCGGATCGCGCACCTTCGGCAAGGGCTCCGTACAGATGCCCAGCAAGCTGCCGGGAGGCTCGGTGGCCGAGCTGACCGTCGGGCAGTACCGCACTCCGGCGGGCCGCAGCGTCGAAGGGCACGGCATCACACCGGACGTCGGGGCGGGTCCGGAGGCCCAGCAGCGGGCCGAGACAGTATTGATTGGCCTCGGGGGTGGGTCGTAG